Proteins from one Plasmodium cynomolgi strain B DNA, chromosome 10, whole genome shotgun sequence genomic window:
- a CDS encoding hypothetical protein (putative), giving the protein MNTRACNLLALLASLLSMTSPGYNLTPAHSMHTEQTQWEREQNNSGCNNQVLLKIIKNEISFEQLPSNSLLMTSKIYNINELFVNFLEDKKLSKIVKACGDYIYLKNLQMVIFTIKENVNRDFLRIFFRVLINSDVYMRKESSDQ; this is encoded by the exons ATGAACACCCGCGCGTGCAACTTACTTGCATTATTGGCATCCCTGCTCTCCATGACCTCTCCCGGGTATAACCTAACCCCAGCGCATTCGATGCACACGGAACAGACACAATGGGaaagggaacaaaacaaCAGCGGGTGCAACAACCAAGTGTtactaaaaataatcaaaaacGAAATAAGCTTCGAACAACTACCTTCCAATAGTCTACTCATGACATCAAAGATATACAACATAAATGAACTCTTCGTGAACTTTttggaagataaaaaattgagcaaaattgtaaaggCCTGTGGGGACTACATTTATTTGAAGAACCTTCAGATGGTTATCTTTACCATCAaggaaaatgtgaacagggattttttgcgaatttttttccgtgtCCTTATAAATAGTGACGT TTACATGCGCAAAGAGAGCAGTGACCAGTAA